The Takifugu flavidus isolate HTHZ2018 unplaced genomic scaffold, ASM371156v2 ctg918, whole genome shotgun sequence nucleotide sequence GCTATCCCAATGTTACCCTCTGGGATCTTCCTGGTATTGGTACCACCAACTTTCCAGCTGATCAGTACCTGAAGCATGTTGGGTTTGAAAGGTTtgatttcttcatcatcatctcagatACTCGCTTTAGAGAAAATGATGTGAAGCTTGCGAAAGAGATCCAGAAGATGGGGAAAAAGTTCTACTTCGTGCGCTCCAAGGTTGACATCGATCTGCAGAATGCACAAAGGAGTCAGAGAAACTTTGATGCAGAGCAGACTCTCGCACTTATTCGTGAAAACTGCAAAGAAGGTACAAAAGTTCTGAATCCTATACATATGTGTGTCTTCATGTGGAGtagcaatgatgatgatgtcatttcctgggaCACAGGTCTTCTGAAGGAAGGTGTGCAGGCTCCTCAGGTCTTCCTGCTGTCCAACTTTGAGCTTCAGCGCCATGACTTCCATCGCCCCCATGCGACCCTGGAGAGAGAACTTCCAGAACACAAGCGGGATGCTCTGCTGGTTTCTTTGGCCAACATGAGCCTGAAGATcatcaagaagaagaaagaggccttCAAGTCAAAAATCCCTCACTAtgcttttgtgtctgcagcttgTGCAGCGGTACCACTTCCTGggctttctgctgctgttgatgctgaTCTCATAGCTGGTGTTGTACAGCAGTACAAAACTGGTTTTGGGCTGGACCGGCCTTCACTGCAGCAACTCGTTGCCATTACTGGTGTACCACTGGTAGATCTTACTATCATCAGTTCACCGTTAACTTTAGACAACATAAATACTGATTTAGTCTTAAATCTAATGAGCCAATCATCAGCTATCTCCAGTCTAACTGAAAGAAGGGAAAGCTATAGTTTCATTCCATTATTCGGAATCCCGGTAGCAAGAAAACTTTCTTATGAAATCACTGAAAGAGCTCTCCACAATTTCCTAGACATGCTTACTGAGGATGCTCAGGATGTGTATAACAGGGTTATTAATCACATTAATTCCTAAGTatggttttgttgtttaatgTGGTAATATTACAAGACTGACGTACAAAATCCATTTGCTAAAATACAATACATCTCCTAAAGCTGTTGTTATTCTACGATTGTGTTCATTTTGCATTGTAAAAGAGATACAGTTTTgcagtttttctttctgtctttctgtctaaacccagagga carries:
- the LOC130521370 gene encoding interferon-inducible GTPase 5-like — protein: MGKKFYFVRSKVDIDLQNAQRSQRNFDAEQTLALIRENCKEGLLKEGVQAPQVFLLSNFELQRHDFHRPHATLERELPEHKRDALLVSLANMSLKIIKKKKEAFKSKIPHYAFVSAACAAVPLPGLSAAVDADLIAGVVQQYKTGFGLDRPSLQQLVAITGVPLRKKTADYKKALHFQCLYSERTSESERRQCLGQVSM